The following coding sequences are from one Lycium ferocissimum isolate CSIRO_LF1 chromosome 3, AGI_CSIRO_Lferr_CH_V1, whole genome shotgun sequence window:
- the LOC132049421 gene encoding NDR1/HIN1-like protein 10 → MPEPNVNGAYYGPSIPPPTKTYHRSHGGSSCNPCSCLFNCLCTCICQIIFTLLIIIGVIALVLWLVLRPNKVKFYVTDATLTQFDMSTTNNTLYYDLALNMTVRNPNKRIGIYYDSIEARAMYQGERFASQNVEPFYQGHKNTSTLHPVFKGQSLVLLGDREKSNYNNEKNSGVYEMEVKLYMRIRLKAGWIKTHKIKPKIECDFKVPLESNGRSSSANFEETRCHLDW, encoded by the coding sequence ATGCCAGAACCCAACGTGAACGGAGCCTATTATGGCCCCTCTATTCCACCACCAACCAAAACCTACCACCGTAGCCATGGTGGCAGTAGTTGCAACCCATGTAGTTGTCTCTTCAACTGCCTATGCACTTGCATCTGCCAAATAATCTTCACCCTTCTCATCATCATTGGAGTCATTGCATTAGTCCTATGGCTCGTTCTACGTCCTAACAAGGTCAAATTCTACGTGACAGATGCCACGTTGACACAATTCGATATGTCCACCACAAACAACACCCTTTACTATGATCTTGCTCTCAACATGACTGTTAGAAATCCCAACAAGCGAATTGGGATTTACTACGATTCGATTGAAGCTAGAGCTATGTATCAAGGGGAGAGATTTGCTAGTCAAAATGTGGAACCGTTTTATCAGGGTCATAAAAATACTAGCACTTTGCATCCTGTGTTTAAAGGACAGAGTTTGGTACTATTGGGAGACAGAGAGAAATCAAATTACAATAATGAGAAGAATTCAGGAGTTTATGAGATGGAAGTGAAGCTTTATATGCGTATAAGGCTAAAGGCTGGTTGGATTAAAACACACAAAATTAAGCCCAAAATTGAGTGTGATTTTAAGGTTCCTCTCGAATCTAATGGAAGATCATCATCTGCTAATTTTGAGGAAACTAGGTGCCATCTTGATTGGTAG